In Rhodococcus rhodochrous, a single genomic region encodes these proteins:
- a CDS encoding trypsin-like peptidase domain-containing protein produces MRRVVAVCGAAVAFAAGTVGVASAGGGDDRVVLRPGDGIVFSSEPTPGWCSVAAVGHDDAGRLVAITAGHCYQTGSSPVWKVDEQHRGPIGTETDVASTGSVDQLGFPTDEIADYAVVVLDETRVRGSNTSVPNDRGERVVLESVAAFGEGELPVGTHCAAGRSTSVACATGDVRVDGNLISSPLLMRPGDSGGPLVRAETGEWMGLSVGYRFPQTAVSDDRQVPDTRFAAYQRADRILAEIDARDGIGSGFRLVDTP; encoded by the coding sequence GTGAGACGCGTCGTAGCAGTGTGCGGCGCCGCCGTCGCCTTCGCCGCGGGAACCGTGGGCGTGGCTTCGGCCGGCGGGGGAGACGACCGGGTCGTCCTCCGGCCCGGCGACGGGATCGTGTTCTCCTCAGAGCCGACACCGGGTTGGTGTTCGGTGGCGGCGGTCGGGCACGACGACGCGGGCCGGCTCGTCGCGATCACGGCGGGGCACTGCTACCAGACGGGATCGTCGCCCGTCTGGAAGGTCGACGAGCAGCACCGAGGGCCGATCGGAACCGAAACGGACGTCGCGAGTACGGGTTCGGTCGATCAGCTGGGATTTCCCACCGACGAGATCGCCGACTACGCGGTGGTCGTGCTCGACGAGACCCGCGTGCGGGGATCGAACACGTCGGTGCCCAACGACCGGGGAGAGCGTGTCGTGCTCGAATCGGTCGCGGCGTTCGGTGAGGGCGAGTTGCCGGTCGGAACGCATTGTGCGGCAGGGCGGAGCACGTCGGTGGCCTGCGCGACCGGCGATGTGCGGGTGGACGGGAACCTGATATCGTCGCCGCTGCTCATGCGGCCCGGCGACTCCGGCGGGCCGCTCGTGCGCGCCGAGACGGGCGAATGGATGGGACTGTCGGTGGGCTACCGGTTCCCGCAGACCGCGGTCTCCGACGACCGGCAGGTTCCCGACACGAGGTTCGCCGCCTACCAGCGGGCCGACCGGATCCTCGCCGAGATCGACGCGCGCGACGGGATCGGCTCAGGGTTCCGTCTCGTCGACACCCCCTGA
- a CDS encoding LLM class flavin-dependent oxidoreductase, with translation MPIKTFWYLTQADGDYPWSPGGLYPVDGQRQIELAKTIDNGGFEGALVATWPNDPFISATWAAAHTSRMKFLVAIYANMTPARLLAEKALTFDAFSGGRLMINSVNGRENILTKYDMNVEHDRRYELGEKYWAEFRRIYAEGTASNFPNTPLRIDAPADHSVPLWGTGDSPAGLQNAGKVLDAYLIMLRETSFVTEKFTAARESAAVEGREYTDFGALSGVIVRPNRDEALERFRSLFEKAGIEQIQDVLDKAVRRRTHGKQDLKTFTARDAQRQGWVDTINAGKLPEPEDLYLGDGLYAGITAWSPLDIFATGSSAVYYVGDPDEITGHVRTLRDATGLTSLILAGWPLIDEAKNVAEHLIPRFETL, from the coding sequence ATGCCCATCAAGACCTTCTGGTATCTCACCCAGGCCGACGGCGACTACCCCTGGAGCCCGGGCGGGTTGTACCCGGTGGACGGGCAGCGGCAGATCGAACTCGCGAAGACCATCGACAACGGCGGCTTCGAAGGTGCGCTCGTCGCGACCTGGCCGAACGACCCCTTCATCTCGGCCACCTGGGCTGCGGCGCACACCAGCCGCATGAAGTTCCTCGTCGCGATCTACGCGAACATGACGCCCGCGCGACTGCTCGCCGAGAAGGCCCTCACCTTCGACGCGTTCAGCGGTGGTCGTCTGATGATCAACTCGGTCAACGGCCGGGAGAACATCCTCACCAAGTACGACATGAACGTCGAGCACGACCGTCGGTACGAGCTCGGTGAGAAGTACTGGGCGGAGTTCCGGCGCATCTACGCCGAGGGCACCGCATCGAACTTCCCGAACACCCCGCTGCGCATCGATGCTCCTGCGGACCACTCGGTGCCGCTGTGGGGAACGGGCGACTCCCCCGCCGGTCTGCAGAACGCCGGCAAGGTACTCGACGCCTACCTGATCATGCTGCGCGAGACCTCGTTCGTCACGGAGAAGTTCACCGCCGCACGCGAATCCGCCGCGGTCGAGGGACGCGAGTACACCGACTTCGGCGCCCTGTCCGGCGTCATCGTGCGCCCGAACCGGGACGAGGCACTCGAGCGGTTCCGGTCGCTGTTCGAGAAGGCCGGCATCGAGCAGATCCAGGACGTGCTCGACAAGGCGGTGCGCCGCCGCACGCACGGCAAGCAGGATCTGAAGACCTTCACCGCGCGCGACGCGCAGCGGCAGGGCTGGGTCGACACCATCAACGCCGGCAAGCTGCCCGAACCCGAGGACCTGTATCTCGGCGACGGCCTCTACGCGGGCATCACCGCGTGGTCACCGCTGGACATCTTCGCCACGGGATCGTCGGCCGTCTACTACGTCGGCGACCCGGACGAGATCACCGGCCACGTGCGCACCCTGCGCGACGCGACCGGACTGACCTCCCTCATCCTCGCCGGATGGCCGCTCATCGACGAGGCGAAGAACGTTGCGGAACACCTGATTCCGCGTTTCGAGACGCTCTGA
- the thiM gene encoding hydroxyethylthiazole kinase — protein MTTTPTVDDLAVTLDALRAQTPLVHSLTNIVSANFLTNVLLAAGASNAHIDNAHEAGDFARIAGGVLVNLGTPFDETSVAFALAAEAAHDAGTPWVLDPVGVGGLAWRTSLAADLLKFRPTAIRGNASEIIALAGLGGDTRGVDSADEAAAAVPAALALLDRADAVSASGPVDYLVGRDRDGGIVGLRIAGGSAMLPRVTSTGCSLGGLVAAYLAVAETPLVGLAAAHTHVAVASEIAEENSTGPGSFAVAYLDALFAVDADTLRARARVEPFELPSKDTK, from the coding sequence GTGACCACGACCCCCACCGTCGACGATCTCGCCGTCACCCTCGACGCCCTGCGTGCGCAGACGCCGCTCGTGCACTCGCTGACCAACATCGTCTCGGCCAACTTCCTCACCAACGTGCTGCTCGCCGCGGGCGCCAGCAACGCGCACATCGACAACGCGCACGAGGCAGGCGATTTCGCGCGCATCGCCGGTGGAGTGCTCGTCAACCTCGGTACGCCCTTCGACGAGACCTCGGTGGCCTTCGCCCTCGCAGCGGAGGCCGCGCACGATGCCGGCACCCCGTGGGTCCTCGACCCCGTCGGCGTGGGCGGACTCGCGTGGCGCACCTCGCTCGCCGCCGATCTGCTGAAGTTCCGTCCCACCGCGATCCGCGGCAACGCCTCCGAGATCATCGCGCTCGCGGGCCTCGGCGGTGACACTCGCGGCGTCGACAGCGCCGACGAGGCCGCTGCCGCCGTCCCCGCCGCACTCGCACTGCTCGACCGCGCGGACGCCGTGTCGGCCTCCGGCCCCGTCGACTACCTCGTCGGCCGCGACCGCGACGGCGGGATCGTCGGACTGCGCATCGCCGGCGGCAGCGCCATGCTGCCGCGCGTGACCTCTACCGGATGCTCCCTCGGTGGGCTCGTCGCGGCCTATCTCGCGGTCGCGGAGACCCCTCTCGTCGGCCTCGCGGCGGCCCACACGCACGTCGCGGTGGCGTCCGAGATCGCCGAGGAGAACTCCACCGGCCCCGGCTCCTTCGCCGTCGCCTACCTCGACGCCCTGTTCGCCGTGGACGCCGACACGCTGCGTGCCCGCGCCCGCGTCGAACCGTTCGAACTCCCCTCGAAGGACACGAAGTAA
- a CDS encoding sulfurtransferase, with amino-acid sequence MTEAAFRDEQVLISAEELASDPGAHTVLHATVTFPKPRFDGDYRPESGHATWRAAHIPGSVHADLLGGFSAPDTDLHFSRPAPDDLAAALAALGVTPDADLVIYDDGGMTWASRLWWMLRNIGISARVLDGGFARWTALDLPVETGDAAERRATTARTELPDHGLWRDRDDVLAVVSGDAPGTLVCALDAEQFAGTATTRYARRGHISGSRNLPAKSLLADGVLRSTDRIAELAEQALADTARPLILYCGGGVSACLVALALVRTGHDDIAVYDGSLEEWTADPALPMRTLGEGKGDA; translated from the coding sequence GTGACCGAGGCGGCCTTCCGGGACGAACAGGTGCTGATCAGCGCCGAAGAGCTCGCGAGCGACCCCGGCGCCCACACGGTCCTGCACGCCACGGTCACCTTCCCGAAGCCCCGTTTCGACGGCGACTACCGACCGGAATCCGGCCACGCGACCTGGCGCGCCGCGCACATCCCGGGATCCGTGCACGCCGACCTGCTCGGCGGTTTCAGCGCCCCGGACACCGACCTGCACTTCTCCCGCCCCGCGCCGGACGACCTGGCAGCGGCTCTGGCCGCACTCGGGGTGACCCCGGACGCCGACCTCGTGATCTACGACGACGGCGGCATGACCTGGGCGTCCCGGCTGTGGTGGATGCTGCGCAACATCGGTATCTCCGCCCGCGTCCTCGACGGCGGCTTCGCCCGCTGGACCGCGCTCGACCTGCCCGTCGAGACCGGCGACGCCGCCGAACGCCGCGCCACCACAGCCCGGACGGAACTCCCCGACCACGGCCTGTGGCGCGACCGCGACGACGTGCTCGCCGTGGTGTCCGGGGACGCACCGGGCACCCTCGTCTGCGCGCTCGACGCCGAGCAGTTCGCAGGCACCGCCACCACTCGTTACGCGCGCCGCGGGCACATCAGCGGGAGCCGGAACCTGCCGGCCAAGAGCCTGCTCGCCGACGGCGTCCTGCGGAGCACCGATCGGATCGCCGAGCTGGCCGAGCAGGCCCTCGCCGATACGGCCCGGCCCCTGATCCTCTACTGCGGTGGCGGCGTCTCGGCCTGCCTGGTGGCGCTCGCACTGGTTCGGACGGGCCACGACGACATCGCCGTCTACGACGGATCCCTCGAGGAGTGGACGGCCGACCCCGCACTCCCCATGCGGACACTCGGAGAAGGGAAGGGCGACGCATGA